In Vitis vinifera cultivar Pinot Noir 40024 chromosome 4, ASM3070453v1, the genomic window GTGGGTGGTCAAATCTAATCtccaagtttttaaaaatttatagggATCACCATTTCCTACCTTTCTGGTAAGTGGAAAGGGATACATCAAATGCTACTAGCTGGGTGCAAAGATGAGAATATTCTCTGTGGAGATATTCTTAGAATCTCGTATCcgttttgtttgtttgatacaGAACAAATGTCCTTGATAGATGACACTGTAAATTGAAACAGCTATGTGCTTTAGGAATTCAATTCCATAACCTTTGGCAAATTAGTTGCTTCACATTTGTGATTCGTGAtttattacatttatttatttttggttagatTGTAAAGAAACTGTTTTGTCTGCTAAGTTTAATTTGTGTTGCATTTTTTACATTCAAAAGCAAGCAATTGGCTCAAACTTTCTGTTGACTTGATAACTTCTTCACTGATGGTGCCTTAAGGTATGTGCCTACAAAGATGGGGAGGTTATTATTGATACTGCTGCTGGAGTGCTTGGAAGATATGATCCTCGTCCAGTTCAACCTGATAGCCTATTTCCTGTTTTCTCCGTAACAAAGGGTATTACAGCAGGAATGATACATTGGCTGGTTGACAAAGGGTATGTAATTGTGATTATGACTATTAATGTTGCATGTTCTTGAATCCATTCAGTGCAATTGCGTTCCTTTCCACCTCCATCCTGCCACCAACATGGCACATGGCCATGTTCTTGTACATGGCCAACATGGCAATTGCTTAATCTCTTACTTTTATATTGCTGTGGCCTACCTACAAATAGCTTGATTACATGGGTGGTGTGGATGGGCATCATCTTTGTACGCATCAAAGAACTTTTATGATAAAAACTAATATTGATATTGCTGGAGTTTAACTTATTCGGAGATTTTAATTGATTGAATCGATTGTTCTCCCCATGCCCTTTTGGACCTTAAGAAAGTTTCTTTGTGGAGGTTAATtctattttatgaaatatataatTCCTTTTGCTGTTTTACTTATGAGACATTTTCATACTTAACCCTATCACTTGGATTCttcaatttgttttaatttatgcCACTTATAATAACATATTACTTTATTGAATGCTAATCCAAAAGCACTTTGCTTGTCGTGGTAGCATACCTGGTGTTTGAACATGTTTTTACCCTCTGTAATTTGCATGCTAATTTATtcacatattgtgccacttttttttttttcttttggtaaaAAAAGTTCTGTGTCTTAAGAATATATGTAGAAAGTATGTGAGTGAGAGATTTGGTACTCACATCTATTACAACTTCTATctttaaaacattatttaaagaaaGCGAATGGTTTCTGATTGAATTCAGAATTTGAGCCAAAAGGAGAAGAAACTAAGCCAAAAGCTCCAACCTGAAGGAAAATAAGGGCAGTAACAATAAAGGAAAGCAAGAGTTGCATGGACATGgatcattgtttttaattagtCCTAATTACTTATCCTTTGTATTCTCTTGtggaaatgttttttttcttcatcacttcaaatttttttttcttgctcaaTATTACTTTCGTTTTCCTGGTGGAGTCTCATGCAAGATCAACAAAGACAGTAAAGAACTTATGATCTTACACagatggaattttaatttttcatcacTGAAGCTGAAAGTAATTGCTTTGAGTGTTTTATCCATCAGGAAACTGAAGCTTGGGGAGAGTATTGCAAATATTTGGCCAGAATTTGGATCAAATAAAAAGGAGCTAATAAAGGTGCAACATTTTTTCATCTAAGTCCtgatgaatttttttcattaccATCTGAAGACTGCAATTCTTAGTCCTGTTCTTTGTTTTATCTATTCTTTTTTGTTTGGCTCTCCTTCTTAGGTCCATCATGTGCTTACACATACATCTGGTTTGCAAAACGCCTTGGGTGATATTTCAAGAGAAAATCCTTTGTTGATGTGCGAGTGGGATGAATGTTTAAATCGCATTGCTATGTCAGTCCCTGAGACTGAACCTGGTCATGAGCagttatatcattatttatcttttggctGGCTgtgtggtggaattattgaggTATTATTGCTTCATTATCAGAATCTTGTGATTATAtgggaatttattttttaacttttttatcaatttttaggGCATTTAGTTCTTTAAGTGTCCCTCATAGGTTTTCTTTGATTACTTTTAGTCTGGCCAATATCCTGAAGTTCAAAACCATAGGATTGGAGTTTAGCATATGTGAAGAGTATGATGTACAATGTGGGTTCAAATCCTCATAGCttgaaattttaggaaaaatagTAACTCAATATGGTATCAGAAATGTATTTAATTGGAAGCCTTAGGTTCAAGTCCTCCCCCCATCTATTTATCTGTATAGAAAGTGTCCCTTTAAGAAAAAATGGTaactcaaatatatatatatatatatatatatatatatatatatatgttaccAAATCCCACTCTTAGTTGAAATTAAGTGTCATTAAAATCTTGAACTATAGTTTTGTTTTCTTGCTTGTTTTAAATGGTTATGGTGGTTAGATTAATGGGAATAAGTACACGATTCATTTTATATTATTCATACCATGTTTGATGTTCTTCCCCTATTTCTCTTAGCCTATTTTCAACTGTTCTAATAATTTCTTTGGATAACAGCATGCTTCTGGGAAGAAATTCCAGGAGATACTAGAAGAAGCATTTATTCGCCCCCTCCAGATTGAAGGCGAGCTATATGTTGGAATTCCTCCAGGCACGATTTAAACTACATCTTGTTAATTTCCTCACTTACATTCATGTATGGATGGAATATCCACGAGCATGCACACACGATTGTATTCTTTCCTCAATTTGGTTGATATATTAGTAACCTTTTTATTGCCCTTCATTTTACAATTActgtcatcatcatcatagctTTCTTTTCTCCTCTTCAGGTGTGGAATCTCGACTTGCAACTCTCACAGTGGATACTGATGATGTGCGCAAGTTGTCAGTGTACAGCAATCGTCCTGACCTACCCGTAAGTTTCACGAGCAACATCTCTGAGCTTGTGACCGTTCTTCCTGCTCTATTCAACACACTCAATATCCGTCGTTCCATCATACCTTCTGCTAATGGACATTGCTCAGCCCGTGCACTGGCTCGCTACTATGCAACCCTAGCTGACGGTGGCATTCTGCCACCACCACATTCCACTTCGTCCAAGCCGCCACTTGGCAGCCACCCCCACATTCCATCATTCCCTTCCCAGAAAACCTCCAAGAAGCAGAAAGGTGGCAAAAGTAAGGACGTAGCTGCTGCTTCAAACAAAACCAATATTCACGAACAAAACACAGATGATGGTAGTAGAAGTTCCAAGGATAGTTGTTACAATAGAAAGGCTAGGTGTGATAATCACGGTAGGTTTCCCCATGATAGTGGTAGTAGTAGTGAGAGTACCGTTAGCAACAATGGGCATAGAATTGGCAGCACTGAAAATGGTGATGACTCTCCAAAGAGTGACACTAAGATTTTTAGCAACCCCAGAATCCATGATGCATTCTTGGGTGTAGGCGAATACGAGAATTATGGTTTCCCAAGTGGGAAATTTGGTCTAGGGTTCAAGAGTTGTAGCTCGAAGGATGGGACTTTGTTAGGCTTTGGACACTCAGGGATGGGTGGATCTACAGGCTACTGTGACATAAATAACAAGTTTGCTATTGCTGTGACCCTGAACAAGATGTCGCTCGGGGGTGTGACtggaaaaataattcaattcaTTTGTTCAGAGCTGAACTTGCCTGTCCCAGAGGATTACTCGAGATTCAGCGGGAGCGAAAAACCTGAAGAGCAGTCAAACGTATGGAGGCCTCTTATTAATTGAGGGAAAGGCCTTTTTTCCCTGAACTTCTTGCATTACTGTAACCTGATCTATATGAAGACCTCCAAACTGGGAATTGTTTATGGTACACATTCTTATCTCCAAGAGAAAATGAACACATATTTAAGATGATATACTCACACTAGCATATAGGTAAAGTCCTGgactgaaaaaagaaaaatgttaaaagagtATATAAGATCATCTGCTTTGatctttttatctttattgtttgttttgttgaacCCTTTCTGGAGGTTCTGCTATGAGCAGAGCATGTAGTTATATTCTTATATGCTTGTTGAAATTATGGCAGGGACGTGAAAGTTTTGGCATCCTTTCTGCTCTTCTTGATTATTTGGTAGTTGTTTTTAACACTTAAGACTGTTTGGATTgccaaaaaaattgagggaaaatacgagaaaaaaaataaaaaagagcataagaggagaaaaagtaaaggaaaataaaaaatggatttaaagtcattaaatgtataaatttttaattaattttaatttttttattatatttttagagtgaaattaaatataaaaaaatgtttattttttattttttgcagtTTCCAAGATTCAAAAATAGCCTTAAGAAGCTCGCAACTAGATCTTTACACTTAAATGTGTCACAATAAATCTGCCATAAAAATCCAACTACTACAGGTTTCCTTATTTTCATCCATGGGTGAAAAACAGCGTCGGTGCAGCTTGCTATTCACTCCTCCCTCTTCTTCAACCTGTTTGGTTGCTAGGAAATCAAATCAATACCAACTCTCcctccaaagaaaaaaaaaaagtattaatcATTCACGTGATATGAACAACCACGCATGATCCAAGAAAACACTATGAAATTAACCTGAACAACTATAAAACGCGGTTTCTGAACGCTCATGTGCTTCCTACGCGACTTGAAGAACTatttttccattgccatttttGATCTGGTGAAGATCTCAATGATTCACAGAAACATATCAGGGAACCAGGAGAAACGTGGAATATTGTAATTGGGTACTGCAGTATACTTGATGCTTCAAGGAAGGTTCTGTACTGCAGACAATATTAGCTAAGCAGGGACAGCCTGAAACTTCTCCACAATTTAATTTAGGACCCATTAATGAGTTGGTTTCTATGCCATCTTCCTcttcaattattaaaatatttgttctAATCCACTCCATTACTAGTAATTGGTACTTAAACTTCTAAATTACAAATGGAAAAAGTCGGGGAATTAGACCAAAAATTTGGTAGCTGATTTAATTTGAAGGGCCTCTTTGAAAGCTGTTGTCAAGTgcaattttctgtttttcaaaacataaaatGGTTTTCTAACTTAAATATGACAAAATTGTCGGGTATTTTTAATAGGTTACAACATCCTGTAGAGAATAAGCCTGAGAAAACtgttttcattaataaaaaacattttgtttatgaaaataactaaaaaatgtttttatgcaAGTCCCGGTCGAAGTGTTGTAGAAAAACttctacaaaaaataataatgtttttttaatttcttctttttatttttgggacaATAATTATTTCAAGTGATCAAGCCTAATTTATGGGCATTGACTAATCTTCTAGCACTGTCAGTGGGATTTGATTAATACAAAGTTGGCCAGCTATGTGTGTAAATAATAAAGGATTCTAATCAACTTCAAGGACTATTATTGCTATGGCATAGGCAGTGGCTCTCCCTATATAAGACAGGCATGGACTGAAGACAGAGGGAACAAGCAAAGAAGCAATAGTGTCCTTTTCTTTCAGCTTCTTCCTGTCCCTAGTTCCTTCTTTTGTAATTAACACTAATACTAAGATGGGCATTACTGGAGTTTGGTACCGGGTCATTGGGGACATGGTGGTGCAAGCATTAGGCGGTGGCGGCTCGCAATCAAGCTCGATGGAGCTTGATCACAACCCTGGAGGTCCAGTGCTAGATGACTTGGTGGGCGGGGCTCTGAGGGCTGTGTTTGGGATGGACAGTAATGGAAGAATAAAGAAGGAGAAAGCAAGGTTGGTTGTGGAGAAGCTAGGCCTAATGCACAATGAGGAAGGAGACTGCAGCTTTGACTTGCCTAGTGGCTCCAAAGGGGATGAGTTGCAGGTGGAGGAAGTGCTCAGTGGGATGAAGGACGAGGCGGAGCGGGTCGAGCTGCTAAGAGAAGCCTTCAGAGTTTTTGACAAGGATGGAGATGGATACATAGAAGCCATGGAGTTGAAGAGGGTGCTTGAATGTTTGGGGTTGGATAAAGGATGGGGCATGGAGGAGATTGAGAAGATGGTTCAGGTTGTGGATTTGAACCTGGATGGAAAGGTTGATTTCAGTGAGTTTGAATTGATGATGGGGTGAGTGTTAATTGTATATTCTTTGAGAAATCTGTAAGAATAAAGAATCCAAATGCTGAGATATAATTCATTCTCAGCAGTATGGTGATAGGATCAACTttggatttaaatttaatgattttgttAGAAGTTTTTCTAAGATTTACTAAAGCAACCAAGTTTCTGTACCCCACCAAATATTCTTAGTTTAAAACACaggattaaaaagaaaaataaaaaagaaacatctTCTTACATAATAGCTAAAGGAATTGCTCCAGGGCATACAGACATGGGCTGTAGTCATGGATGCAGTGAAGAAAGGAGGAGATTTTCAAGGCCAAATCTCTGAAGCACAGCTCACACCATCACTCATAACTCTGTTCTTGATTTCGCTATTGCGGATTTCAGCATTTTCAAGTCCAAGAGCGGCTGAATTATGCCCAGAAATTGTCATTCCAGAATATGAGGCGTCGTCTCCACGGACAGTGATTGTTGGTGAGACATTAGCCACCCGGCAGAGATTATGAGTACTGAGGAGTTGGGGTGAGCTCAAATGGGTTTGAAGGATATGGTTCAGGCTACTGGTGACGGAGCCTCGAGCAACCATGCCTTCAACTAACTCCACCTACGATCACAGTACAAATTCCTTTAGAGATGGATACATACATATATGTAGAGCTAATAAAAGACAGGTCAATTTCTATGGTACCTTAGCTCTCAGAGCTTCAACATCCGATTTAAGTACTCTGTTATTTGTATTGGCGTCACCGAACTGTTGACTAGCGTCAGTTAGCTGCTTGTATAGAGATGCATTTTCTCCTCTCAGTTGTTCAACCTGAGAATACTCAAAGCACAAATAGCTCTTGAGGTTCCAATTCTTTTCCTCTATTTTGATCTGGtcaatcaaataaaacatgCAAGGAAAAATATTAGATACCTGCAACTCAAGATCAGCCAAGTGGgcttgctttctttttcttgatctCCTGGCAGATTCCCGGTTCGAAACCATCCTGAAACCACAACAAGAAGGTCATACAGGGGTAGATATTCAAGTTCAAGGTTTCTTAGGAATCAATATTCAATATAACACCTTCTCATGCGCTTCAAATTATTAGGATCTGTGCTCTCCTCACATGGACCAGACTCTGTGTCGATGTCTTCATCATCTGATAGCTCCCTGGAAGAACCACTGGTCGCCCCCCTTGCTTGATTTTCTGTGCCCAAAGCCTTATTACATGAAGTTGGAGTTCCAACTGACCATTCCACAATACACCCAGAAGTTAATTAAACCACAAAGAAAGAGATTTCACAGATGGGTATAGTACAGATACATAGTTCCTAGGCCATACCACAGATGGAGGACTGGGAATCAATGGTAGCTGTCACACTGGAATTCCTGGGGGTGGGGTTTTGATACCAGGGAAGATCCGTGAGTCCCCCACAACCTGAAAAGCCAGTCATTGCGTCCTGTTTTCACAGTCAAGAACAGGAAGTTAAATTATTGGCCAACCCATGTGCCAATCCATCAACACAAAAGTGGACCAGAGATGCACTTTTCCTCctagtggtggtggtggtggtggtggttctTCCTTTTACCCCCTCTCCCCTTTCTATGATCAATTCAGTGTGTATAAGTCCTTGTCTGTGGTCTCCCTACCACCAAGAATCTTTTCACTTTTCTGGATGAGACACCTCACATAACCTTAACCCAATGAACTCTTCACATGTAGCCCAATGGTGGGCTTCCCACAGCATAGGTCCTAAAGTGCCTAAGTCCAATAATTTATGTGAAATCAACCTCATTCATTTTTCTACAAATGATTGTGACGGGAAagttttccaaaattattttgacatttttcccAACAGTAATGCCATAAAACCATACGTCAAAACGTGAAAACGTGGAGATATCATCCcatttaaattattcatttgatataatttaatgtTATAAATATCTAGCCACACAAGTTTTGACCTCAAAATTCAGATTATGTTTTTGTATATGAACCGTCATAATAAGTACAAAAATCAAATCTTTTGTTTGACCCGTTTTGTGatcattcaaaataattttaatttttttaaaaaataattgaagaaaTTTATGGAAATTTGGGACACCGGACACTCAAATTATGGAAGTAgggccaaaaataaaaatagcagAGAATTTTGGTGCGGCGTTACTGTTGTGGTCATGCGACCAGGAGACAAATTCTGGTGACGTGTCTATCTCCCATACATCACCGCAAGTCACGTGTCACGCACGTGGCAAGGGTTTACGGCGGCAGAGTTGCCACGCTCCGCACAGAGTTTGCCACTTCACCTGGGTTGACACGTCACTGAGAATTTTTGCCAAGTGGTGGGTGATTATTGGTTCAACTTTACTTCTCAGTactctaaaaatcatattataaattaagaaaCTGACCCCATACTTGAGAGCGAAGCTGAAATCGCCGGCGCAAACATCCTCAAAGGTTTTGTCCTCGTCGACGCCGAAAAGCACAACCGGTTCCGGGAAAGTCCTGGCTTTCGGAGACCGAATTTCGGGCTTGGAGGTCGGAGCTCCGTTGTCGACCGCAACAGGAGAGATCGGGAGCCGGACGAACTCCTGAAAGTCCAGCTCGGAGTTGCTTCGCTTCATGGAATCGGTCGTGGATTGATGCGAAACAACGTCGTGTCGAAGCGGTTTGTGGTCCATCGGAGGTGGAGGCGGCTCCGGTGAGCGGAGGTTTCTTAGGGACGAAGGAAGAAAATAGTGAGAATTTGAGAAGAGAGGGAGAGAAAAGGGAGGGCAAGTGAGGAGGCTAATCGAGTTATATACTCGAAGGAGAGAAAGCACAGTACGTCTGTGAAAGAAACATGGTGGGTTGCTTTACGTGTGAGATTACCCAAATACCCTTCGCCATCACCACTAATTACCATAA contains:
- the LOC100853823 gene encoding calmodulin-like protein 2, whose translation is MGITGVWYRVIGDMVVQALGGGGSQSSSMELDHNPGGPVLDDLVGGALRAVFGMDSNGRIKKEKARLVVEKLGLMHNEEGDCSFDLPSGSKGDELQVEEVLSGMKDEAERVELLREAFRVFDKDGDGYIEAMELKRVLECLGLDKGWGMEEIEKMVQVVDLNLDGKVDFSEFELMMG
- the LOC100264680 gene encoding basic leucine zipper 9, yielding MDHKPLRHDVVSHQSTTDSMKRSNSELDFQEFVRLPISPVAVDNGAPTSKPEIRSPKARTFPEPVVLFGVDEDKTFEDVCAGDFSFALKYGDAMTGFSGCGGLTDLPWYQNPTPRNSSVTATIDSQSSICVGTPTSCNKALGTENQARGATSGSSRELSDDEDIDTESGPCEESTDPNNLKRMRRMVSNRESARRSRKRKQAHLADLELQVEQLRGENASLYKQLTDASQQFGDANTNNRVLKSDVEALRAKVELVEGMVARGSVTSSLNHILQTHLSSPQLLSTHNLCRVANVSPTITVRGDDASYSGMTISGHNSAALGLENAEIRNSEIKNRVMSDGVSCASEIWP